In the genome of Campylobacter concisus, the window CCAACTGCTCCAGCCATCGCTGAAAAGCCGATATTTACGATAAGAGTTAGTGTAAATGCCGAGATGATACCAGGAAGTGCTTCTACAAACATCACTCTAAAGATGATCTGAAATTTCGAGCTTCCAAAGCTTTGAGCCGCTTCTATGATACCTTTATCAACCTCTTTTAGAGCATTTTCGATTAGCCTTGCCACAAATGGAGCTGCGCCGATAGTTAGCGGAACGATCGCAGCTGTGGTGCCAATACTTGTGCCTACGATCATTTTTGTGACAGGAAAGAGCACGATGATTAAAATGATAAACGGAAAGCTTCTAAGTACGTTTATAACGATATCAAGAACGAAATAAAGCTGCTTGTTTGGCTTTAGTCCGTCTTTGTCTGAAAGGATGAGCAAAACCGCAGGTATTAGGCCTATGGCAAAGGCGAGCAGGGTAGAGACGATGCTCATATATAGCGTCTCGCCGATAGCTGGCAACAGTATCCTAGAAAACACATCTGGAAATTTAGAAAAATCAATACCAAACATCAAGCAACCTCCCATAAAACGCCACTTTGCTTGATGTAGTTAAGCACGTTTTCTTTATCTTTTTCATCTATGTTTATGACAAGCGAGCCAAGAACATTTTCGTTTAGCTTCTCAAGCTTGCCCCAGACTATGTTAAAGTCGATATTTAGGCTTCTTGCCATGTGCGTGATCACGCTGTTTTGAGCCACTTCTTTTGGGAAAAATAGCCTAATATTTGTGCCAGTGCTTGGCAGAATTTCAACTTCGCCCAAAAACTCTTTCATCTTCTCATCTGGCTTTAAAAATAGCTCTTCGATGCTTCCAGAGCCTATGATCTTGCCACCTTCAAGCAGTATTGCACGTTTTGCGATCGATTTTACAACCTCCATCTCGTGCGTGACGATGACGACACTGATGTCTAGCTCTTTGTTTATCTTTTCAAGCAGCTCTAAAATTTGATTTGTTGTATTTGGATCAAGAGCCGAAGTTGCCTCGTCGCTTAGTAAAATTTTAGGATTTAAAGCAAGCGCTCTAGCGATAGCGACACGCTGTTTTTGCCCGCCACTTAGCTCGCTTGGATAGCTTTTTGCCTTGCTTTCAAGACCGACTAAATTTAAAAGCTCTCTCACTCTTTTTTCAGTTTCATCGCTTTTATAACCCCAAAATTTAAGCGGATTAGCGACGTTTTCAAAGACGTTTTTTCTAGCCATTAATGCAAAATGCTGAAATATCATCCCGACATCTCGCCTTAAATGCCTTTGCTGCATCTCATCTAAATTTTTTATCTCTTTATCAAAGACTTTTAGGCTGCCACCTTGATAGCTTTCAAGCCCGTTTATACACCTTAAAAGCGTTGATTTGCCAGCACCACTATGTCCCACGATAGCAAAAATTTCACCCTTTTTAACCTCTAAATTTACATCAAAAAGGATCTGCGTATCGCCATAAAATTTGCTTAAATTTTCTATTTTTATCACTAAATTTTCCTTATTTTTAAAAGTGCGTCATCTTATAAAATTTCGCGCCTTAGCTCATCTGCACTCTTTGGCGAAAGAAGTGCTGGAGCTATGTCAAATACGCTAAATGCGCCGCGCTCGCCTCTTTGTGCCAAGCGATATGTCGCACGGGAATAGGCTACAAGTACGCTTGCTGTAAATTCTGGATTTGAGTCAAGTTTTAGCGAAAACTCGATCAAGTGTTTGTTCTCGCCATGCTCTCCGCTCACTCCACTTCGCAGCACAAATCCTCCGTGAGGGATGCCGCCATGCTCTTTTTTAAGCGTTTCAATATCTATAAAATGCACGCTTGTGTCGTAGTCGGCAAAATAGTTTGGCATCGTTTTTATCTCATGCTCGATGCGTGCCTTATCAGCGCCGTCCTCTGCCACGACATAGCAATCGCGCAAGTGTTTTTCTCTTGTGGTTAAATTTGGATTTTCCCCAGCGCGTACTCGCTCTAGTGCGCTATCTATGGGCACCGTGTATTGACGAGCGTCCACGACGCCTTTTATCCTGCGGATAGCGTCTGAGTGGCCTTGACTCACGCCTTTGCCCCAAAATGTGTAACTGCTGCCGTTTTCAAGCACACTCTCGCCAAATAGTCTATTTAGTGAAAATAGCCCCGGGTCCCAGCCAACAGCGATGACGCCTACATTGCCACCTTTTTTAGCAGCTGCGTCCACTGCGGCAAAATGCTCTAGTATTTTAGCGTGCGTGTCAAAGCTATCGACGACATTAAACTCTTTTGCAAACTCTGGCGTCTGCGTTGGAAGGTCGGTTGCGCTGCCACCGCAAAGCACTAAAACATCAAATTTGCCCTTGTGCGATAAAATTTCATCCGCGCTAAATACTGGTGCGCCACACGTTTTTACCTTACTTGGATCTCTGCGGCTAAAGACTGCTGTTAGCTCCAAATCCTTGCTATTTTGCACCGCAAGCTCGACGCCACGACCTAAATTTCCATATCCTAAAACTGCTATTTTTATTTTTTCACTCATTTTTTATCCTTTAAATTTACATGCAAGGTAGTGCAGGACGATAAATTTCACTTTAATAAGACAATGTATTAGCGCCAATGGTAGCGTGGCAACTACAAGCTGCCAAAGATAAAACGCTACCCTTCAACTTTTGCCGCAAAACCTACTCGCCAAGAGCCTCTAGCTCTTCACATACTTTTTTAAATTTAGCCTCAGCGCTCTCTAGCGCCTCTTTGTTTGTCTCTATGACCTCTTTTGGTGCGTTTGCTACGAAATTTTGGTTATTTAGCATGCCTGAGAGTTTGGCTATCTCTTTTTCAAGCTTTGTCTTTTGAGACTTGAGTCTTGTGATGATACCGCTCATATCAAGCCCTTCAAGTGGGACAAATGCTTCTAAATTTTCGCTCACGTCTCTGATAGAATTTTCTATTTTTTCATCTACAAAGCCGATCTCTTCGCATTTTGCAAGCAGCTTGATATACTCTTTGACCTCGTCAAGGTCGATTTTTTCATTAAATTTAACAAAGGCTTTTGCGATCTTTGAGTTGCCAAGATCTATGGTCGCTTTTGCACGGCGAATAGCCACAATCGCTTCGATAACTAACTCAAATTTCTTCTCAACATCTAAATTTCGCTCTTTTACCTCTGGATAGCTCATAACCATTATTGATTTTGCATTTTCAATCTGTGTGCCGCTAAGCTCTTGAAATAGATACTCTGAGAGAAATGGCATGAAAGGATTTAGCAGTTTCATCGCCTCTTTAAATATACTTCCAAGCTCTTTTACGCTCGCTTTATCCGCCTTGCTTAGCTCAATGCCCCAGTCGCAAAACTCATCCCAAAGGAATTTATAAAGTGTGTTTGCTGCGTCATTGAAGCGGTAAGCGTCGATATTTTCACGCACCTCTCTTACGCACTCGTTAAAGCGGCTATTCATATAAATTCCAAGCTTTGTTTGAAGCTTGATGTCTTCTAAATTTTCAAATTTGCTCTCATTTAGCATGAGATATTTGCTTGCATTATAAAGCTTATTGGTGAAATTTCTTACCTGCTTCATCTTGGCGTCACTTAGCTTGATGTCGCGTCCTTGAACGGCTAGAAGTGTTAGCGTAAAGCGCAAGATATCGGCGCTATACTCATTGATGCTATCAAGCGGATCGATGACGTTGCCAAGGCTTTTACTCATCTTTCTGCCAAATTCATCTTTTACAAGCGCGTGCAAATAGATGTCGTCAAATGGCAGCTTGCCAAGGGCATTTTCACCCTGAAACATCATCCTAGCAACCCAGAAAAATAATATATCAAAGCCAGTTATAAGAAGGTTGTTTGGATAAAACTCAGCAAGGTCTCCTTCAAACCATTTTTCATTTTTTAGCTCATTTTCATTACCCCAACCAAGCGTGCTAAATGGCCAAAGACCAGAGCTAAACCACGTATCTAGCACGTCTGGGTCTTGGTGAAAATTTTTACTTTTGCACTTTTTGCACTCGCATGGCTCTCCCTCGTCAGCCCACATATAACCGCAATCATCGCAGTAAAATACTGGAATTTGATGCCCCCACCAAAGTTGGCGTGAGATACACCAGTCTCTTAACTCTCTCATCCACGCGTTAAAGCTATTTATCCAGTGCGGTGGGTAAAATTTGGCAAGGCCCTCTGAGACCTTTTGTATCGCCTCGTCTGCGATCTCTTTTTTGACAAACCACTGCTTTGAGATATATGGCTCAACGACGTTTTTGCAGCGGTAGCAGTATCCCACTTGGTTTTCGTAGTCTTCTATCTTTTCAACATTGCCAAGTTTTTCAAGCTCGGCCACTACGATATCTCTAGCCTCAAGCCTCTCAAGACCTGCAAATTTATCGCACTTGTCGTTTAAAATGCCCTTTTCGTCAAATACGGTGATAAACTCAAGGTCGTGCCTTTTACCAACTTCATAGTCATTTTGATCGTGCGCAGGAGTGACCTTAACAAGACCTGTTCCAAATTCCATATCAACGTGCTCGTCTGCGATGATCTCAATCTTTCTATTTACGATAGGTAGAACAACCTTTTTGCCGATTAAATTTTTATATCGTTCGTCGTTTGGATTTACCATTACAGCGGTGTCGCCAAAGTAGGTCTCCGGGCGAGTTGTTGCAACAACAACAAATTCGCTTGGCTTGTCTGCAAAGTAGTATCTCAAATGATATAGCTTGCCTTTATTTTCTTTGTGCTCGACCTCGATGTCAGAGAGTGCGCCATCGTGCGTACACCAGTTTATCATGTAGTTTTTCTGGACTATTAGCCCTTTGTCGTATAAATTTACAAAGGCTTTTTTCACAGCTTTTCTTAGGCCCTCATCCATAGTAAATCTCTGGCGTGACCAAGCCGGAGTGATGCCAAGTTTTCGCATCTGATGGACTATCATACCGCCGCTTTTTTCCTTCCACTCCCACACTTTTTCTACAAATTTCTCGCGTCCAAGCTCTTCTTTTTTGATGCCTTGAGCTAAAAGCTGCTTTTCAACGACGTTTTGAGTAGCGATACCAGCGTGGTCAAGTCCTGACTGCCAAAGCGTCTTGTAGCCATCCATTCTCTTGTAGCGAGTCATGATGTCTTGGAGCGTGAAGGTTAGGGCGTGTCCGATGTGAAGCGAGCCAGTCACATTTGGAGGTGGCATCATAATGCAAAATTTACGTCCATCTTTTTGGATATCTTTGTTCGCGTCTATCTCGAAGTATCCGCGTTCTTCCCAAATTTTATAAAATTTATCTTCTATCTCTTTTGCATTGTAAAATTCTGCCACTTTAGTATCCTCTTTCGTTTAAAAAATGCTTAATGTTATCTAAAATTTGTTTAAAAAAATCTTTGCAAAAGTGGGGAAATATGGGCTTGGGGCGGTTAAACGCCCCGAAATTTATATGGCTTATTTGACAGTAAAGCTTCGCTGAGCTAGGTCGTAGTCGTTTTGTCTTTCGTTATACATATTTTCAGTTGTGACCGCACCAAGCGAGCATTTGCCACCAAGTCTTACACGATAAGGCGTATAAAGCACAGCCTCTCTCTTGTCACTATCTAGTGTATAAAAACTTAAGACGCGATCATCTTTTATGCTCTGATATTCAAGCTCAATGCTATCTTTAAGACTCTTATTAAAGCCACTTAGATTTTCATTTATTGGCTCAAAGCAGCTACTTACTATCTCGTTTATTACACCATTTTTAACCATAGCTTTAGAATTTATCACTATTTTTGAATAGACAACATCATTTACTCTTAGGCTGTCAAGACCTAGCTCTTTGCCTTTTTCATCGACAAACGTTCTATAAATATCAAGCTCTTTTGGCTCTATTTTATGCTTAATCTCAAGTGGCACATAAGCGTAGCTTAAGATGGAGGCATATAGCTTGTTTTCACCAAGTGGAGTGATGGTAAAATTTCCATCTTTTGCTGTAAATGATACGCTTAAAAGGCCGTCAAATTCTTTACTTTCGCCGTTGTAGCTAAGTTTAAATTTATTATTTTTCTCGCCAACATCTTTGCCAAAGTAGGCATTTAGCGCTCTAAGTGTAAAAGCGCGCTCTTGCGTTGAGCTAAGCTCATTTAAATTTGTGATCAAGAAATTTGCAAGATCATCTGAGTAGTCGTTTTTCTCAAAATATTTTGCGTGTAGATACAAGATAAATGCATTGTCTCTCATCTTTGAGCCAAAACTAGAATAATCCCTGCTGTAATCAGCCGCTTGAGCTTTTTTAATATCTTTTAGCGCCACCTTTGCTTCGTCATTTAAGCCATTTAGTTTCAAAGCTGCTGCCATTAGATATTTATTAAGTGCAGTCGTATTGTAAGCTTTGTGGTCATAAATTTTATTTAGCACTGATTTATCAGCAACATTTGCGCGGGAGCTTACATATATAGCATATAGAGCTTCAATATCTGTATTTGTATATTTTAAGAGCGAATTTAATGCTCTTTGCTTTACATTTTTATTTAGCTCATATCCAGCCTCTTCAAGATCAAGCAGCACATCAGTTGCATAGATCGAAGCAAATGCATTAGTGCTACTTAGATCGCTCCAGTAGCCAAAGCTACCATCTGGTTTTTGCATCTTAATTAGCTCACTCATACCATTTGCAATAAATCTCTTTTGATCATTTTTTTCAAGCTCATCTTTTGGCTTTAAATTTAAAAGCGCAAGCAGTCTTGAGCTCCTTTGCTCCGCACATCCATAAGGGTACTCGACTAAATTTTTAGAAGCTGCTAACAGCACGCTTGAAACCGAGCTTGACGCATCTATACTAACATTGTGAAAGCCTTTTGGAAGCGAGATCATGCTCTCTTTATCAAAGACGCTACTTCTTGCATAGGTGCTAATCGTATAAGGATTAACTACATCAAGTAAATTTTGAGCTATTTTTGAGCTATTTTTGTCGCTTATTGTTATGTTGTATTCGCCAGCTCCAGCTTCAAGAGCTGAAATTTTAAATGTAAAGGCTTTATTCTCAAGCGGCTTTAAATTTATATTTTCTTTTGTTTTGATGTTTAAATTTTTACTGCTAGCCACTTTTATGGTTAAATTTTTATCCTCATTTGTTGTGTTTATGAGTCTTAAGTTCGCATTTAGCTCATCGCCTTTTAGCAGATAAACTAACGCGCTTGGCTTAATAATCACATCATCTTTTACTAGAATTTCTTTATTTACTGCATTCATGCTATTTTCATTATTTGCCACGACATCTACTCTAATGGCAGAGTTAAAGCCATTTGGCGTTTTAAACTCGTATGAAATTTCACCATTATCGTCAGCTTGAAGGCTTACTAAATTTGCATATGTTTTTATATTTTTGCTATCAACCGGACTAGCGTGTTTTGCCATTTTTGCCTCCATAGCAAGTGCCGCCATATCGCCACCAAAGCTTAAAGTTTTGCCCTCGACCTTATAGTTTGTGAGCATATTATAAATGTCATAGTCAAAAACGCCATCTGGTAAAATTTTGTCAAAAAATTTAAGTGGATCAGCTGGCTTTTGTGACGTTATATCAAGCACGCCAACATCTGTGATAAAGAAATTCACATAAGCTTTTGGCTTTGTTTTTAAAGAAATTTTTATATTTTCATCGCTTTTTGCCGTATTTGGCGCATCAAGGCTTAGATCAAGTGTCCTTGATGACTTATCAGCTTTAGCATAAACCTTACCGTAAGTTCTAAACGGAGTTAATCCACCATCTGTCATGCGGTAGATATTTGCACTCACGTAAAGTCCGCTAAAATCAAAGTCAAGTTTAAATTTCACATTTGCTGAGTTATTTTTTATCTTAACAACCTTGTAAGCTTTCACGCCACCATCTTCAAGTGTAACAAGGGCGATACCTTCTTTTATAGCCGAGCTTATATCAGCACTTAGCTCATCGCCTTTTTTGTAAATATTTTTATTTAGTTTGATTTGAGATTTGCTAAGCTCTTTTGTAGGCGCTAGAGTCGAGTAGTTGTAGCCACTTACGTCCATATCAAGGCTTGTGCTTGCTCCACTTACTAGATTTGTAGCGATGATCACATATGAGCCACTTTGTGTAAATTTATAGCTAAACTCGCCATTGTCTTTATAAAAATTATCCACATCTTCTAGCGTTTGAAACCACTTTATATAGCCATTTGCATCTCTTTGGTATTGCCAAGTGACACGTTTTATATCAAATTTTAAATTTGATTTTACGGCCTTTTGACTTGACATATCTACCACAACCGTTCTTATTTTTACATCTTCGTTTGGCTCAGCAAATGTCGTACTTGCTGCAATACCAACCATATCTTTGTAAGGATAGAGCGTAAAGCTTTTTGTATCGCTTACGTTTTTACCATCATCATTTACATTGAAATTTATCACACCTGTTATGATAGAAGAGGCATTTTTAGTGCTAAAGCTAAGATCTATCATTTGGCTTGATTTACCATCTTTTGAAAGAGTGAGATCATTCTCAAAAGATGGATAAGCGCTTGGTTTTAGAGTATTGTTTTTAAATTTATACTCTTTAAACTCGCTATTTTTATATTCATCATCAAAAAAGCTCACCTGCATGCTGCCATCAAGCTCGCTAGCAGCGCCACCAAAGAGATAGTTACTGGCTAGATTGGCTCTAATAAGCTCATTTGCGAAGAATTTATCTCTCTCAAGCGTTATCTCATTTTTTATCCTATTTGGCATAAAACTCTCAACAAAAAATGGCACATTTGAGATCACTTTGCTTGCGTAAATTACTTGCATATTAAATCTACCGCTAAGATCGCTTAGTATCTCTTTTTCAAAATTTACCATGCCAACGTCATTTGTATTTTTTGAAATTTCAGCACTACTTTTGCCTTGCGGATCAAAAAAATTTATCTTTATAGGCATATTTTTTAAAGGATTAAAATCTCTATCTCTTAGATAGATTGCGCCCTTTAAACTCTCATTTGGTCTTATGATATTTGAAGCAAAATGAACGTACGCATCGATACTATCACTGGTATTTTGACTCATAAATTTCGCTTCATTTAGCGCTTCGTCTTCTTTTAAAATAAGAAAATTTTGCTCTTTTCCAAGAGAGACAACCACTGAGGAGATATCTTTGTAAATATCTTTTTTGTTAAATTTAAAAACACCTATATCATTTGTCGCACCAACTGCGATCTCTTCGTTCTTTTTGCCATAAATTTTCACATTTGCGTTTGGAAGCATTGTATTTTCGCCAAGACGATTTGCAAATACGAAAATTTCATCCTTGCCAAGCTTTGCATTTACGGCGATATCACTTAGATAGACTACTTTTGAGACGCTCTTATCCTTGCCGTAGTTTAAATTTATCTTATAAACGCCGTCTCCAGCCCCGGCAAAGTCGAGTTTGATTTTATTTAGAGAAATTTCATTTAATGCGCCATCAAGCTTATAACTTTTGCTTGCCACTTTTGTGCTGAAGTTGCTTAACTCTTCGTTATTGTCATTAAAATTTAAGAAATATCTAAAATTTTGATCGCTTAGCTTTTCAATGCTTACATTTAGCTCAGGCAAATTTGCACTTCTGATACCGATTTCACCGACGCTTGAGATATATGGCTCATTATTTATAAAATTTGCAAATGGAGTAAAATTGCCAGCTACTACTTCATAGCTATTTTCTTCTCTTACTACATTTCTATCATCGCCAAAGCCTGGCTTAATGGTGATTTCATAACTATTTTGTGGCTTAAAATCGTCACTTGTGATATCAATGTAGTAATAATACTCGCTAAGTTCTGAGTTTTCTCCATAGTTGTCACTATATTTAACGTCACTGATGCTAAAGTTTTTTACGCCTTTAATGTTTATAAATTTTTTTAAGTTAATGTCGTCATCAAGCCAATTTTTTAGATAAATTCTAAAGCCCAAGATGCCATTATCAAGGCTTACTGGATAAATTTCAGGTATCTCAAGACTCTTTGCATTATCATTTATATTTACGCTTTCTTCGCTTATTTCATCGGCGAAATTTACTATCGTTTCACCTGAAAGCGTTGCACCAAATTTGCTCTCAAATTTTTCACCAAAATCAAAAACTGGATTGCTTAAATTTTTATCAAGATTAAGCTCAAAGCTATTGCTAGAAAGCTCAATTGCTTTAAATTTCGCATCTTTTACGGCAATATTTTTGATAGCTTCAATATTTACTTCATCATTAAATTTAACTATATATTTGCTATCGCTTATTTTTTCTATCTTTGTTAGCTCAAATTCTTTCGTGGCAAAACTAGCAGTGCTTCCATTTTCAAGCTTGCAGCTATAATCCAAACCAGCATGCATATCTTTTGTAAAAAGCAGCAAGCTTTGACTATTAAATCTAACCGTACCATTTAATGCTGGTTGGCACAAAAGTAGCTTTTTGTCGCTTAGCATACCAACAAAATTCTTATCGACTTTGTCTTCTAGTCCAAACTCTACGCTTAGTGGCGATTTTATCTGCGCAGTGCCATTTAGGCTCAAAGCATATAAATTTGTCATTCCCAAAAGTGCTAGAAGTGCTACTTTTTGCCACATTTTATCTCCTTATTTTTATTGTTATTTCACTTTGATTTGAGTTTTGATCAAGGCATTTTATGCTGTGCTCGCCAAGAGTTAGATCAAACTTTTTTTCGCTTGCGTTTTCTATCTTAGAAAAGTTCAAATCATCTATTTTTAGGTAAATTTCATCGCCTAAAAACGCGTAGCATTTTACCATAACTTGTGTGATATTTTCATCTGTCACTATCTCTTCACCGTCATACGGATAGGCAAAAACTGGCTTTTTGTCTTTAAAAATTTCAGCACAAGGACTTGTTTGTATCTCATCTTTATCCAAAAGCTCATTTTTAACCAAAAAATTAAGCTCTTCGCCTCTTAAACTTTCGCACTTATCCTTTAAATCTACACCCTTTATCCTATCATCAAGCGCCATTTTTTTACACTTTTCATAGTTAAAGGCATCAAGGCAGGTTGGCAGCTTTTCTATGCCATCTGGCTCACTTATAAATCTTAACTTCTCTTTTTGAGCGATTATCTTAAACATATCAAAAAGACTCTTTGATACGTCATTTAGTCCTGTTAATTTATCGGTTTTACTGGCATTAAAATTTCCAATCCAAATAGCAATTGTGTAATTTTCATCAACGCCTATGGCGTAAAGATCACGTGAGTTTGCGCTTGTGCCAGTTTTAAAAGCAATCTTTGGCGTATTTTGGGCGTACTGCCAAGCATTTTTTAGATACGATCTTGAGGCTTCACTTAGCATTTTAGCAGTCAAATAGGCACTTTGAGGCGAGATGAGAGTTACATTTTTCTCCTCATTTTTGTAGTTTTTGCCAGCAAACTCAAGCGGCCTATAAATGCCGTCATTTGCATAAATAGTATAAAGATGAGCAAGATCAAGCAGGCTCATTTCAGCACTTCCAAGCGTTATAGAAGCTCCATAATACTCTTTATCTTCATCTACTAAATTTACCTTTTCAAGTAGTTCGTAAAGCGAATTGTCTTTTAGTTTTAAGTTTAAATTTATAACCGGAATATTTAGGCTGAAATTTAGAGCATCTTTCGCGCTTACGATACCTAAAAAATCATTACTAAAATTCTTTGGGGCATACTCTTTTATATAAATTTGCGTATCAATTAACTGCGAATTTGGCGTGATAAGCCCGCTATCAAGCGCAAGCGAGTAGATAAAAGGCTTTAGCGTGCTGCCGGTATTTCGCTTCATATTTAGGGCTGAGTTTTTGCCATCACGCGCGTGCTCATCATGAGAGCCTATGAAGGCAACAACGCTCATTTTTTTGTTATCAATGACTACTGCAGCGGCATTGTTTGCATTTTTTGCCTTTAGCGAAAACATCGCATCTTTTAAAATTTTAAGCATATCTTTTTGTAAATTTAGATCCAAACTCGCCTTTGAAATTTGGTTTTTAAAAGCGACATTTGCATAATCTTCCGCAGTTACGATAGCTTTTGCTCTTACATTTTTAAATGGCTCAGCCTGCGCTCTTTTAAAGGCGCTAAGATCGATTAAATTTGCCTTGTAAAGCATCTTTATGACCCTATTTTTTAAGGCATTTATGTTTGAGACGCGGTCTAGTCTATTTTTATTTGGATTTTTTGGTATCGTGCTTAAAAGTGCGGCCTGAGCATAGCTAAGCTCGTTTAGCTCTTTGCCGAAATAAAAAAAGCTAGCCGCCTTTGCACCCTCGATGTTGCCGCCGTATGGGGCCAAATTTAGATAAAAATTTAAAATTTCATCCTTGCTAAAGTGAAGCTCTAGCTGAAAAGCTCTAAAAATTTCTTTTATCTTATTTTTATAGCTCCTATCACTTGGCTCAAGCATCCTAGCTACTTGCATCGTGATAGTGCTAGCGCCTATGCGGTTGTCGCTTCTTAGATTGTGAAAAAATGCTCTAAAAATAGAGGCAAAATTTACGCCAAAATGGTAGTAAAAGTACCTATCCTCAAAGAGCACGACGCATTGTTTTAGCGAGTTTGGGAAGCTTTGCTCGTGAAATCTCCAAATTCCATCGCTACTAAGCTTCATATTTATAATGTTGCCATTTCTATCAAGCAAAATTTTGGCTTCGTCTTTTTTGAGTGCATCTAAATTTAGTGGATAAATTTGATCAAGTATCAAAAAAATAGCAACCATTAGAGCCAAAAATAGGGCAAGAAATTTTATAAATTTAAACTTTTTCATCGGCGTGATTATAGCTGTTAAAGTTTAAGTAGCTATAATTAGACCTTTTTAAAAAAGAGGAAACAATGCCCTTATCTAGGTTAAACAAAGAACAATACACCGCCGCAACTGCACCATTTGGACACAATCTCATCATCGCTTCAGCTGGCACTGGCAAGACTAGCACGATTGTCGCTCGCATCGCACATCTTTTAAATTTAGGCGTAAAGCCAGAGAAAATTTTGCTTCTAACATTTACCAACAAAGCAGCCAGCGAAATGATAGAGCGGTTAAATAGGTATTTTGACAAACAAATCACCTCCAAAATCACCGCAGGCACCTTTCACTCAGTCTCATTTTCGCTTTTAAAAAGCCTTGATAAAGGCGTCACGCTAAAGCAGCCAAGCGAGCTAAAGACGCTTTTAAAAAGTCTTGTTGAGAGACGAAAATTTTACCATTTAAGCGACGTCAAGCCTTATGGCGGAGCCTATCTATACGATCTTTACTCGCTCTTTCAAAACAGCGAACAAGGCACAACATTTGGCAAATGGATAAGCCAAAAGAGCGAAGAGCAGGGCGTTTATGCTGAAATTTATGAAGATGTTTTAGAGGAGTTTGAGGCTGAAAAGACTAAATTTTCTTACGCTGACTTTAACGACCTTCTCATAAAAATGCGCGACGAGCTAAAAAATGGGGCAAATTTAGCTTATGATGAAATTTTGATCGATGAGTATCAAGATACAAACACACTTCAAGGCAGTCTAATAGACGCATTTAAGACAAAGAGCCTCTTTTGCGTGGGCGATTTTGACCAGAGCATCTACGCATTTAACGGCGCAAATATCGAGATCATTGGCTCATTTAAAGATCGCTTTCCAAACGCAAATATCTACGCTTTAAATGTAAATTACCGCTCAAGCTCAAGCATACTTGCCCTTGCAAATAAGGTCATAAACAACAATCCAAGGCTTTATGAAAAGCACCTAACCGTAAGCCGAGAGGGAAATTTCAAGCCGCCAAGGCTGCTTGTCTATAACGAGCTTTTTGATCAATATCAAAACATCGCCGACATCATCTCGCTCTCGCCATTTAATAG includes:
- a CDS encoding alpha-2-macroglobulin family protein, whose product is MWQKVALLALLGMTNLYALSLNGTAQIKSPLSVEFGLEDKVDKNFVGMLSDKKLLLCQPALNGTVRFNSQSLLLFTKDMHAGLDYSCKLENGSTASFATKEFELTKIEKISDSKYIVKFNDEVNIEAIKNIAVKDAKFKAIELSSNSFELNLDKNLSNPVFDFGEKFESKFGATLSGETIVNFADEISEESVNINDNAKSLEIPEIYPVSLDNGILGFRIYLKNWLDDDINLKKFINIKGVKNFSISDVKYSDNYGENSELSEYYYYIDITSDDFKPQNSYEITIKPGFGDDRNVVREENSYEVVAGNFTPFANFINNEPYISSVGEIGIRSANLPELNVSIEKLSDQNFRYFLNFNDNNEELSNFSTKVASKSYKLDGALNEISLNKIKLDFAGAGDGVYKINLNYGKDKSVSKVVYLSDIAVNAKLGKDEIFVFANRLGENTMLPNANVKIYGKKNEEIAVGATNDIGVFKFNKKDIYKDISSVVVSLGKEQNFLILKEDEALNEAKFMSQNTSDSIDAYVHFASNIIRPNESLKGAIYLRDRDFNPLKNMPIKINFFDPQGKSSAEISKNTNDVGMVNFEKEILSDLSGRFNMQVIYASKVISNVPFFVESFMPNRIKNEITLERDKFFANELIRANLASNYLFGGAASELDGSMQVSFFDDEYKNSEFKEYKFKNNTLKPSAYPSFENDLTLSKDGKSSQMIDLSFSTKNASSIITGVINFNVNDDGKNVSDTKSFTLYPYKDMVGIAASTTFAEPNEDVKIRTVVVDMSSQKAVKSNLKFDIKRVTWQYQRDANGYIKWFQTLEDVDNFYKDNGEFSYKFTQSGSYVIIATNLVSGASTSLDMDVSGYNYSTLAPTKELSKSQIKLNKNIYKKGDELSADISSAIKEGIALVTLEDGGVKAYKVVKIKNNSANVKFKLDFDFSGLYVSANIYRMTDGGLTPFRTYGKVYAKADKSSRTLDLSLDAPNTAKSDENIKISLKTKPKAYVNFFITDVGVLDITSQKPADPLKFFDKILPDGVFDYDIYNMLTNYKVEGKTLSFGGDMAALAMEAKMAKHASPVDSKNIKTYANLVSLQADDNGEISYEFKTPNGFNSAIRVDVVANNENSMNAVNKEILVKDDVIIKPSALVYLLKGDELNANLRLINTTNEDKNLTIKVASSKNLNIKTKENINLKPLENKAFTFKISALEAGAGEYNITISDKNSSKIAQNLLDVVNPYTISTYARSSVFDKESMISLPKGFHNVSIDASSSVSSVLLAASKNLVEYPYGCAEQRSSRLLALLNLKPKDELEKNDQKRFIANGMSELIKMQKPDGSFGYWSDLSSTNAFASIYATDVLLDLEEAGYELNKNVKQRALNSLLKYTNTDIEALYAIYVSSRANVADKSVLNKIYDHKAYNTTALNKYLMAAALKLNGLNDEAKVALKDIKKAQAADYSRDYSSFGSKMRDNAFILYLHAKYFEKNDYSDDLANFLITNLNELSSTQERAFTLRALNAYFGKDVGEKNNKFKLSYNGESKEFDGLLSVSFTAKDGNFTITPLGENKLYASILSYAYVPLEIKHKIEPKELDIYRTFVDEKGKELGLDSLRVNDVVYSKIVINSKAMVKNGVINEIVSSCFEPINENLSGFNKSLKDSIELEYQSIKDDRVLSFYTLDSDKREAVLYTPYRVRLGGKCSLGAVTTENMYNERQNDYDLAQRSFTVK